One genomic window of Centropristis striata isolate RG_2023a ecotype Rhode Island chromosome 20, C.striata_1.0, whole genome shotgun sequence includes the following:
- the mrpl2 gene encoding 39S ribosomal protein L2, mitochondrial: MMAVSCLTRALRSLTLSQPALLSSQAVAQTRLVTQVPRVVSLQCRGFLTTASLEQNKTLWKQREKYTIRPIGMKKTGGRDHTGKIRTHGIGGGHKQKYRWIDFQRLRYEENKEDQPFEERVVEVRYDPCRSADIALVAGGTRKRWIIATENMQAGDVIKTSGVIGRMAVLANEGDAHPLGALPVGTLVNNLELEPGKGAQRIRAAGTSGILLRKVNGTAIVQLPSRQQVQVDETCIATVGRVSNIDHNQRIIGKAGRNRWLGKRPSSGKWQRKGGWAGRKIKPLPPMKVYVNLPSISKS; the protein is encoded by the exons ATGATGGCGGTGTCGTGTCTAACCCGAGCCCTGCGCTCCCTGACCCTCTCCCAGCCCGCACTGCTCTCCTCACAG GCAGTTGCACAGACCAGGCTGGTAACTCAGGTGCCGAGAGTAGTGAGTTTACAGTGCAGAGGCTTCCTCACCACAGCCTCTCTGGAGCAGAACAAGACGCTGTGGAAGCAGAGGGAGAAATACACTATCAGGCCTATAGGCATGAAAAAGACAGGAGGCAGAGATCACACAG GAAAGATCCGGACACATGGCATCGGAGGTGgccacaaacaaaaatacaggtGGATCGACTTTCAGCGACTGCGTTACGAAGAGAACAAAGAGGACCAGCCCTTTGAGGAGAGGGTCGTGGAAGTGCGATACGACCCGTGCAG ATCTGCTGACATTGCCCTGGTAGCTGGAGGCACCCGGAAAAGATGGATTATTGCTACAGAGAACATGCAGGCTGGAGACGTGATTAAAACATCTGGAGTTATTGGACGCATGGCAG TCTTAGCCAATGAGGGTGATGCCCACCCACTGGGAGCCCTACCTGTGGGGACACTGGTGAACAACCTGGAGTTAGAACCAGGGAAGGGAGCCCAGCGTATTCGTGCTGCAG GCACAAGCGGCATTTTGCTCCGTAAAGTCAACGGAACAGCGATCGTCCAGCTTCCTTCTAGGCAGCAGGTTCAG GTAGATGAGACCTGCATTGCGACAGTGGGACGGGTGTCCAACATCGACCACAATCAACGGATCATCGGTAAAGCCGGTCGCAACCGCTGGCTCGGCAAGCGCCCGTCGAGCGGCAAGTGGCAGAGGAAGGGAGGCTGGGCAGGTCGCAAGATTAAACCGCTGCCTCCCATGAAGGTCTACGTCAACCTGCCTTCAATCTCTAAAAGCTAA